One genomic region from Streptomyces venezuelae encodes:
- a CDS encoding dihydrodipicolinate synthase family protein, with amino-acid sequence MSEQRVTMDSETLRAALADVVAIPVTPFAEDGSVDTVAHRALLRRLLDGGVRTLTPNGNTGEFYALTPEERRSLTEATVEEAGDRAVILVGVGHDVPTAVEAARHARSAGAHMVMVHQPVHPYVSESGWVDYHRAIAEAVPELGVVPYIRNPLLTGARLAELGAACPNVVGVKYAVPDASRFAGFARDAGLDRFVWVAGLAEPYAPSYFASGATGFTSGLVNVSPALSLEMLHALRAGDYPTAMKVWERIRRFEELRAANGSADNVTVVKEALASLGLCRRDIRPPSRELPESERAEVAAIAAGWPV; translated from the coding sequence ATGAGCGAACAGCGAGTGACCATGGATTCCGAGACCCTGAGGGCCGCCCTCGCCGACGTGGTGGCCATCCCCGTCACCCCGTTCGCCGAGGACGGCTCGGTCGACACCGTCGCCCACCGGGCGCTGCTGCGCCGGCTTCTCGACGGCGGCGTCCGCACCCTCACGCCGAACGGCAACACCGGCGAGTTCTACGCCCTGACCCCCGAGGAGCGCCGCTCCCTCACCGAGGCGACCGTCGAGGAGGCCGGCGACCGCGCCGTGATCCTGGTCGGAGTCGGCCACGACGTGCCGACGGCCGTCGAGGCCGCCCGGCACGCCCGCTCCGCCGGGGCCCACATGGTGATGGTGCACCAGCCCGTGCACCCGTACGTCTCCGAGAGCGGCTGGGTCGACTACCACCGGGCCATCGCCGAGGCCGTACCGGAGCTCGGCGTCGTCCCCTACATCCGCAACCCGCTCCTGACCGGCGCCCGGCTCGCCGAGCTCGGCGCGGCCTGCCCCAACGTCGTCGGCGTGAAGTACGCCGTCCCGGACGCGTCCCGGTTCGCCGGCTTCGCCCGGGACGCGGGCCTCGACCGCTTCGTGTGGGTCGCGGGACTCGCCGAGCCGTACGCCCCCTCGTACTTCGCGAGCGGCGCCACCGGCTTCACCTCCGGCCTCGTCAACGTCTCCCCCGCGCTCTCCCTGGAGATGCTGCACGCGCTGCGGGCGGGCGACTACCCGACCGCGATGAAGGTGTGGGAGCGGATCCGCCGCTTCGAGGAGCTGCGCGCCGCGAACGGCAGCGCCGACAACGTGACCGTCGTCAAGGAGGCCCTCGCCTCCCTCGGCCTGTGCCGCCGCGACATCCGCCCGCCGAGCCGGGAACTCCCGGAGAGCGAGCGGGCCGAGGTCGCCGCGATAGCCGCCGGGTGGCCTGTATGA
- a CDS encoding zinc-dependent alcohol dehydrogenase: MERELPEPGPGEVRVRVAAAGICMSDRELYDGHRAPGYVRYPVVPGHEWSGTVEAVGAGVDPGLVGRPCVAEGFRSCGTCERCRYGETSLCTAGYAETGFTEPGAFADHLVVPARLLHPLPEGVDLRAAALLEPAAVVAAAVRAGRPRPGERVAVVGAGTLGLLAVQWLAASSPAELAVVDPRKERAAQALDFGADRELSPAEADGASGRYDLVVETAGAPTTAASSCLLARRGGRVVLTGMFAAGATGIDPVHLSVSQLELRSVFGAPSAAWADAVRAFSAGLLDPAPLVTHVFPLERFGEALALVGGGAPGTGKVLLHP, from the coding sequence ATGGAAAGGGAGTTGCCCGAACCCGGGCCGGGTGAGGTACGCGTACGGGTCGCGGCCGCCGGGATCTGCATGAGCGACCGCGAGCTGTACGACGGCCATCGTGCCCCGGGCTACGTCCGCTACCCGGTGGTCCCCGGGCACGAGTGGTCCGGCACCGTGGAGGCCGTCGGCGCCGGGGTAGACCCCGGGCTCGTCGGCCGGCCGTGCGTCGCCGAGGGCTTCCGGTCCTGCGGCACGTGCGAGCGGTGCCGGTACGGGGAGACCAGCCTCTGCACGGCCGGGTACGCGGAGACCGGCTTCACCGAGCCGGGCGCCTTCGCCGACCACCTGGTGGTGCCCGCGCGCCTGCTGCACCCACTCCCCGAGGGCGTGGACCTGCGGGCCGCGGCGCTCCTCGAACCGGCCGCCGTCGTCGCCGCGGCGGTACGGGCCGGGCGGCCGCGCCCGGGCGAGCGGGTCGCCGTCGTCGGTGCCGGGACGCTCGGGCTGCTCGCCGTCCAGTGGCTCGCGGCCTCCTCCCCCGCCGAGCTGGCCGTCGTCGACCCGCGCAAGGAACGGGCCGCGCAGGCCCTGGACTTCGGCGCGGACCGGGAGCTGTCCCCTGCGGAGGCGGACGGTGCCTCCGGGCGCTACGACCTGGTCGTGGAGACCGCCGGGGCGCCGACGACGGCGGCGTCCTCCTGCCTGCTCGCGCGGCGGGGCGGCCGGGTGGTGCTGACCGGCATGTTCGCGGCGGGGGCCACCGGGATCGACCCGGTCCACCTGTCGGTGAGCCAGCTGGAGCTCCGCTCCGTGTTCGGCGCGCCCTCCGCCGCCTGGGCGGACGCGGTACGCGCCTTCTCGGCCGGGCTGCTCGACCCCGCGCCGCTCGTCACCCATGTGTTCCCGCTGGAGCGGTTCGGCGAGGCGCTCGCCCTGGTGGGCGGCGGCGCCCCGGGGACCGGGAAGGTCCTCCTGCACCCCTGA
- a CDS encoding VOC family protein produces the protein MSDDTTPATPVRAVPEGYTTVTPWIIGADTAGLIDYLERAFGAEDLGRFELEDGTIGHAELRIGNGRIMAFDSPPGWAPTPAFVRLYVDDARAVHRRAVEAGGTSVTEVTHLFFGDLVGRVRDPFGNLWWIQTHIEDVDEAEAARRLTDPVFTKAMEYVQGALYSPGPGGGEPDA, from the coding sequence ATGAGCGACGACACCACGCCCGCAACCCCCGTCCGGGCCGTCCCCGAGGGCTACACGACCGTGACGCCCTGGATCATCGGAGCCGACACCGCCGGTCTCATCGACTACCTGGAGCGGGCCTTCGGGGCCGAGGACCTGGGCCGGTTCGAGCTGGAGGACGGCACGATCGGCCACGCCGAACTGCGGATCGGCAACGGCCGGATCATGGCCTTCGACAGCCCGCCCGGCTGGGCGCCGACCCCGGCGTTCGTCCGGCTGTACGTGGACGACGCGCGCGCTGTCCACCGGCGCGCGGTCGAGGCGGGCGGCACCTCGGTCACCGAGGTCACCCACCTCTTCTTCGGCGACCTCGTCGGCCGCGTCCGCGACCCCTTCGGCAACCTCTGGTGGATCCAGACGCACATCGAGGACGTCGACGAGGCGGAGGCGGCCCGCCGCCTCACCGACCCCGTCTTCACGAAGGCCATGGAGTACGTCCAAGGGGCGCTGTACTCCCCTGGCCCCGGCGGCGGCGAACCCGATGCCTAG
- a CDS encoding mandelate racemase/muconate lactonizing enzyme family protein: MRITGITTHVVGTPWRDLTYVLVHTDEGLTGVGETRMLGHTDALIGYLREAEANHIAGSDPFAVEDLVRRMKYGDFGRAGEIVMSGIAVVETACWDIKGKALGVPVWQLLGGQVTDRVPAYANGWYTTERTPEAYHAAAREVVARGYRALKIDPFGNGRFELDAERSRYAVSLIEAVRDAIGPDTELMVEMHGRFSPATAVRLAHDLAPFRPAWLEEPVPPENLKALRKVAEKVDLPIATGERIHDRIEFRELFESQAADIVQPDVGHIGGILEARKLAATAETHDVLVAPHNVGGSVLTAASLQLAACTPNFKVLEHFNDFADAEIKKVVRGAPEVDPETGCFAVSHAPGLGVELDVDAAAEFPQQRARFDLWAEDWEKRRPR, translated from the coding sequence GTGCGCATCACGGGAATCACCACGCATGTCGTCGGAACGCCGTGGCGCGATCTGACCTACGTCCTGGTCCACACCGACGAGGGGCTGACCGGTGTCGGCGAGACCCGGATGCTCGGGCACACCGACGCCCTGATCGGCTATCTCCGCGAGGCGGAGGCGAACCACATCGCCGGCTCCGACCCCTTCGCCGTCGAGGATCTCGTCCGCCGCATGAAGTACGGCGACTTCGGGCGGGCCGGCGAGATCGTGATGTCGGGCATCGCCGTCGTGGAGACGGCCTGCTGGGACATCAAGGGCAAGGCCCTCGGCGTGCCCGTGTGGCAGCTGCTCGGCGGGCAGGTGACCGACCGCGTACCGGCGTACGCGAACGGCTGGTACACCACCGAGCGCACCCCGGAGGCCTACCACGCGGCGGCCCGCGAGGTCGTGGCGCGCGGCTACCGGGCGCTGAAGATCGACCCGTTCGGCAACGGCCGGTTCGAGCTGGACGCCGAGCGGTCGCGGTACGCGGTCTCGCTCATCGAGGCCGTACGGGACGCGATCGGCCCGGACACCGAGCTGATGGTGGAGATGCACGGCCGCTTCTCCCCCGCGACCGCGGTCCGGCTCGCCCACGACCTGGCGCCGTTCCGTCCCGCGTGGCTGGAGGAGCCGGTGCCGCCGGAGAACCTCAAGGCCCTGCGGAAGGTGGCAGAGAAGGTCGACCTGCCGATCGCCACCGGGGAGCGGATCCACGACCGGATCGAGTTCCGCGAGCTGTTCGAGTCGCAGGCCGCCGACATCGTCCAGCCCGACGTCGGCCACATCGGCGGCATCCTGGAGGCCAGGAAGCTCGCCGCCACCGCCGAGACGCATGACGTGCTCGTCGCCCCGCACAACGTCGGCGGCTCCGTCCTCACCGCCGCCTCCCTCCAACTCGCAGCCTGCACCCCGAACTTCAAGGTTCTGGAGCACTTCAACGACTTCGCGGACGCCGAGATCAAGAAGGTCGTGCGCGGGGCTCCGGAGGTCGATCCGGAGACGGGCTGCTTCGCGGTCTCGCACGCTCCGGGCCTGGGCGTCGAGCTCGACGTGGACGCGGCGGCCGAATTCCCGCAGCAGCGCGCCCGGTTCGACCTGTGGGCCGAGGACTGGGAGAAGAGGCGTCCCCGGTGA
- a CDS encoding antibiotic biosynthesis monooxygenase, with amino-acid sequence MFALVYRWRVRPGKEQLLIDGWHRVTMAIHQECGSYGSRLHKADDGTWVAYARWPDRETREKCGTPDPEGEAMMREAILEYFPETRLTIVDDLLAEPEPEVVG; translated from the coding sequence ATGTTCGCGTTGGTGTACCGGTGGCGGGTGCGACCGGGCAAGGAGCAGCTGCTCATCGACGGCTGGCACCGGGTGACCATGGCGATCCACCAGGAGTGCGGAAGCTACGGTTCCCGGCTCCACAAGGCGGACGACGGCACCTGGGTGGCGTACGCCCGCTGGCCCGACCGGGAGACCCGCGAGAAGTGCGGAACCCCCGACCCGGAGGGCGAGGCGATGATGCGCGAGGCGATCCTCGAGTACTTCCCCGAGACCCGCCTCACCATCGTCGACGACCTCCTCGCCGAGCCGGAGCCCGAGGTCGTCGGCTGA
- a CDS encoding GntR family transcriptional regulator, translated as MAFAPSPIPSRTQYVLEAIKHDILTGGLRPGQALVETELAARFGVSKTPVREALKTLAGSGLVVMSQYKGVTVRMVDADMARAVYDVRLLLEPEAVRRAVASAAPLDAAHEALRRAAGAEDPAERSLANRDFHRALYLPCGNPLLGRMLDEVRDQAALVSTVAWASVPSWEREASEHEEILRLAAAGDVEGAGRAVHDHIASFVERAFPHSPLISE; from the coding sequence ATGGCCTTCGCCCCCAGCCCCATCCCGTCCCGCACCCAGTACGTCCTGGAGGCGATCAAGCACGACATCCTCACCGGAGGGCTCAGACCCGGCCAGGCGCTCGTGGAGACCGAACTCGCCGCGCGCTTCGGGGTGTCGAAGACCCCGGTGCGCGAGGCGCTCAAGACCCTCGCGGGCAGCGGGCTCGTGGTGATGAGCCAGTACAAGGGCGTCACGGTCCGGATGGTCGACGCGGACATGGCCCGCGCGGTCTACGACGTGCGCCTGCTCCTGGAGCCCGAGGCGGTCCGTCGCGCCGTCGCCTCCGCCGCCCCGCTCGACGCGGCGCACGAGGCGCTGCGCCGGGCCGCCGGGGCCGAGGACCCGGCCGAACGGTCCCTGGCCAACCGCGACTTCCACCGCGCGCTCTACCTGCCCTGCGGCAATCCGCTGCTCGGCCGGATGCTCGACGAGGTCCGCGACCAGGCCGCCCTGGTCTCCACCGTCGCCTGGGCCTCCGTCCCCTCCTGGGAGCGCGAGGCCTCCGAGCACGAGGAGATCCTGCGGCTCGCCGCCGCGGGCGATGTCGAGGGAGCCGGCCGGGCCGTGCACGACCACATCGCCTCGTTCGTCGAGCGTGCCTTCCCCCACTCCCCTCTGATCAGCGAATGA
- a CDS encoding ROK family transcriptional regulator, which translates to MIKRTSQDIRRLNRFEVLRRVYAGPGAMSRQDIATATGLSFATVANLTSELLEAGVLVEAGHEDSSGGRPRARLAVNAGRGALIGVDIAETSVHAELFDLALAVRHSVERPLPPGEVRPSDVVDVLAGCVEELLAASGTPRERVLGAGVSVPGMVEREGGVSSFSPYWSWHEVPLRALLDERLGLPLWLDNPLRASTVAELWFGAGREADDLVVLTLRAGVGAGIAIGGQLYRGFTNSAGEWGHTCLALDGRLCTCGNRGCVEAYVSTRGIAQTWRELAPGDERAAGADDAATVAALARAEAEGDTTAAAVIDATGRYLGAAVANLVNLFNPRVLVLGNEVVDLLGERLLTAAYEAVPRHALPLPHRAATLRRSAVPHNAVTRGAATFALEGFLNDREVFGPVSRMRQPRERRDGRRAGPADAEG; encoded by the coding sequence ATGATCAAGCGGACGTCGCAGGACATCCGACGCCTGAACCGCTTCGAGGTCCTGCGGCGGGTCTACGCGGGCCCCGGCGCGATGAGCCGTCAGGACATCGCGACGGCGACCGGGCTCTCCTTCGCCACCGTCGCCAACCTCACCTCCGAGCTCCTGGAGGCCGGGGTGCTCGTCGAGGCGGGCCACGAGGACTCCAGCGGCGGCCGCCCCCGTGCGCGCCTCGCCGTGAACGCCGGGCGGGGCGCCCTGATCGGCGTCGACATCGCCGAGACCTCGGTGCACGCCGAGCTCTTCGACCTGGCCCTGGCGGTCCGGCACTCCGTCGAGCGCCCCCTCCCGCCGGGTGAGGTCCGTCCCTCCGACGTCGTCGACGTCCTCGCCGGCTGCGTGGAGGAGCTGCTGGCCGCCTCCGGCACGCCCCGCGAGCGGGTGCTCGGTGCCGGGGTCAGCGTGCCGGGCATGGTGGAGCGCGAGGGCGGCGTCTCGTCCTTCTCGCCGTACTGGTCCTGGCACGAGGTACCGCTGCGCGCCCTGCTCGACGAGCGTCTCGGACTGCCCCTGTGGCTCGACAACCCGCTGCGGGCCAGCACGGTCGCCGAGCTGTGGTTCGGCGCCGGGCGCGAGGCCGACGACCTGGTGGTGCTGACGCTGCGGGCCGGTGTCGGCGCCGGGATCGCGATCGGCGGGCAGCTGTACCGGGGCTTCACCAACAGCGCGGGCGAATGGGGCCACACCTGCCTCGCCCTCGACGGCCGCCTGTGCACCTGCGGCAACCGGGGCTGTGTCGAGGCGTACGTGAGCACCCGGGGGATCGCGCAGACCTGGCGCGAGCTGGCCCCGGGCGACGAGCGGGCGGCGGGCGCGGACGACGCGGCGACGGTCGCGGCCCTGGCGCGCGCGGAGGCGGAGGGGGACACGACGGCCGCCGCCGTCATCGACGCGACCGGGCGCTACCTGGGCGCGGCGGTGGCCAATCTGGTCAATCTGTTCAACCCGCGCGTGCTCGTCCTCGGCAACGAGGTCGTGGACCTGCTCGGTGAGCGCCTGCTGACCGCCGCGTACGAGGCCGTGCCCCGGCACGCCCTGCCGCTGCCGCACCGGGCCGCGACCCTGCGGCGCAGCGCGGTCCCGCACAACGCGGTGACCCGGGGCGCCGCCACCTTCGCACTGGAAGGGTTCCTCAACGACCGGGAGGTCTTCGGGCCGGTCAGCCGGATGCGTCAGCCCCGGGAGCGCCGGGACGGGCGCCGCGCCGGGCCCGCCGATGCGGAGGGGTGA
- a CDS encoding IclR family transcriptional regulator, whose protein sequence is MGRLVPAVTRAFDILELFLQGDGTLSAPEITRRLQLPRTTTHELVTTLTARNYLVPVPEQPGRYRLGVRTYQLGSRYAEQLDLAAEGHQVAREVADTCGETVHVALLEDMDVIYIAKVDSTHAVRMVSATGRRLPAHCTAVGKMLLASLPAAELEARLEERLEEGPLEAMTPNSLSDPDVLRAALAEIRILGVAVELQESNPDVSCVAAPVRDRSGRVVAALSVSVPVHRWSEDRENELTALATKGAAELSARLGHHGGQQGGR, encoded by the coding sequence GTGGGACGACTCGTTCCGGCGGTGACCAGGGCATTCGACATACTGGAGCTCTTCCTCCAGGGCGACGGGACGCTCTCCGCGCCCGAGATCACCCGCAGGCTCCAGCTGCCGCGCACGACCACGCACGAGCTGGTCACGACCCTGACCGCCCGCAACTACCTCGTCCCGGTGCCGGAGCAGCCCGGCCGCTACCGGCTCGGCGTCCGCACGTACCAGCTCGGCAGCCGGTACGCGGAACAGCTCGACCTCGCGGCCGAGGGCCACCAGGTCGCCCGCGAGGTGGCCGACACCTGCGGCGAGACCGTCCATGTGGCCCTCCTGGAGGACATGGACGTCATCTACATCGCCAAGGTCGACTCGACGCACGCGGTACGGATGGTCTCCGCGACCGGGCGCCGCCTGCCCGCCCACTGCACCGCCGTCGGCAAGATGCTCCTCGCCTCCCTCCCCGCCGCCGAGCTCGAAGCACGGCTCGAAGAGCGCCTGGAGGAGGGGCCGTTGGAGGCGATGACGCCGAACAGCCTCAGTGACCCGGACGTGCTGCGGGCCGCGCTCGCCGAGATCCGGATCCTCGGCGTCGCCGTCGAACTCCAGGAGTCCAACCCGGACGTCAGCTGCGTCGCCGCGCCCGTGCGGGACCGGTCCGGCCGGGTCGTCGCGGCGCTGTCCGTCTCGGTGCCGGTCCACCGCTGGAGCGAGGACCGGGAGAACGAACTCACCGCCCTCGCCACGAAGGGCGCCGCCGAGCTCTCGGCCCGGCTGGGGCACCACGGCGGGCAACAGGGCGGACGCTGA
- a CDS encoding SMP-30/gluconolactonase/LRE family protein has translation MLHLRAVPCSPLPGRLAEGPLWDDRRQEVLWVDIPEGLVHRAALTDGAGGPDLAPVATLRFDRPVGAVALCASGAVLAAAGTSVLRLDEGRPVAEAVELAAPALPDDGLPRRMNDAAVDPAGRLLAGTMAYDESPGAGALYRLDGDRLVTLIDSVGISNGLGWSLDGSLLYYADSQTGRVDVLAYDTESGALGDRRPFAVLDRGAPDGLTVDSAGRVWVAVWGAGEVLAFEPDGTLHARVEVPASHVTSCAFAGPARDVLVITTATEGLDEERRRAEPDAGRLFVCRPGATGLPTPLYADR, from the coding sequence ATGCTTCACCTCAGGGCCGTGCCCTGCTCCCCCCTGCCCGGACGTCTCGCGGAAGGGCCCCTCTGGGACGACCGGCGCCAGGAGGTCCTCTGGGTGGACATCCCGGAAGGGCTGGTCCACCGGGCCGCCCTGACCGACGGAGCCGGCGGACCGGACCTCGCGCCCGTCGCCACCCTCCGCTTCGACCGCCCCGTCGGCGCTGTCGCCCTCTGCGCCTCCGGCGCCGTCCTCGCCGCCGCGGGCACCTCCGTCCTGCGCCTGGACGAGGGCCGCCCGGTCGCCGAGGCGGTCGAACTCGCCGCGCCCGCCCTCCCCGACGACGGCCTGCCGCGCCGGATGAACGACGCGGCCGTCGACCCAGCGGGCCGGCTCCTCGCCGGCACCATGGCGTACGACGAGAGCCCCGGCGCGGGCGCCCTCTACCGCCTCGACGGCGACCGGCTCGTCACCCTGATCGACTCCGTCGGCATCTCGAACGGCCTCGGCTGGAGCCTCGACGGCAGCCTCCTCTACTACGCCGACAGCCAGACCGGCCGCGTCGACGTCCTCGCCTACGACACGGAGAGCGGCGCCCTCGGTGACCGCCGCCCCTTCGCCGTGCTCGACCGGGGCGCCCCCGACGGGCTCACCGTCGACAGCGCGGGGCGCGTCTGGGTCGCGGTCTGGGGAGCCGGCGAGGTCCTCGCCTTCGAGCCCGACGGCACCCTCCACGCGCGCGTGGAGGTACCCGCCTCGCACGTGACGAGCTGCGCCTTCGCCGGGCCCGCGCGGGACGTCCTCGTCATCACCACGGCGACCGAGGGCCTCGACGAGGAACGGCGCCGCGCCGAGCCCGACGCGGGCCGCCTCTTCGTCTGCCGCCCCGGCGCCACGGGCCTGCCCACCCCGCTGTACGCCGACCGCTGA
- a CDS encoding sugar kinase gives MNSPAPAAHPELVTLGEVMAVAAATTPGPLATGAPLRLGWAGAEATVAVGVSRLGHSAAWTGRVGEDATGAMVLAGLRAEGVDVSGARMDPAAPTGLMLRERRTADRLRVTYYRAGLAGSRLAPQDLDEARIAGARILHVTGITPALSPTARAAVERAVTVARAAGVTVSFDVNHRERLWSRAEAADVLGRLLPYADIVFAGPEEASLFVPEDEPERMARVLTGLGPAQAVLKLGAEGALAVADGELHLRPAVRVTAVDPVGAGDAFVSGYLAAALDGSPVPDRLRLAALCGAFAVSVPGDWEGLPRRAELGLLAAQDISR, from the coding sequence ATGAACTCCCCGGCACCCGCCGCTCACCCCGAACTCGTCACCCTCGGCGAGGTCATGGCCGTCGCCGCCGCCACCACGCCCGGCCCGCTCGCCACGGGAGCACCCCTGCGCCTCGGCTGGGCGGGTGCCGAGGCGACCGTCGCCGTCGGCGTGAGCCGGCTCGGCCACAGCGCCGCCTGGACCGGCCGCGTCGGGGAGGACGCGACGGGTGCGATGGTCCTCGCCGGACTGCGCGCCGAGGGTGTCGACGTCTCCGGCGCCCGTATGGACCCGGCGGCCCCCACAGGCCTGATGCTCCGCGAACGGCGCACCGCCGACCGGCTCCGCGTCACCTACTACCGCGCCGGACTCGCAGGCTCCCGGCTCGCCCCCCAGGACCTGGACGAGGCGCGGATCGCCGGCGCCCGGATCCTTCATGTCACCGGCATCACCCCGGCGTTGAGCCCCACCGCCCGCGCCGCCGTCGAGCGCGCCGTCACGGTCGCCCGCGCCGCCGGCGTCACCGTCTCCTTCGACGTCAACCACCGCGAGCGCCTCTGGAGCCGCGCCGAGGCCGCCGACGTGCTCGGCCGCCTCCTCCCGTACGCCGACATCGTCTTCGCAGGCCCCGAGGAGGCGTCCCTCTTCGTGCCCGAGGACGAGCCGGAGCGGATGGCCCGCGTCCTCACCGGACTCGGCCCGGCACAGGCCGTCCTCAAGCTCGGCGCGGAGGGTGCCCTCGCGGTCGCCGACGGCGAGCTGCACCTCCGACCGGCCGTACGCGTCACCGCCGTCGACCCCGTCGGCGCGGGCGACGCCTTCGTCTCCGGCTACCTCGCCGCAGCCCTCGACGGCTCCCCGGTCCCGGACCGCCTCCGACTCGCCGCGCTCTGCGGCGCGTTCGCCGTCTCCGTCCCCGGCGACTGGGAGGGCCTCCCACGCCGCGCCGAACTCGGCCTGCTCGCCGCCCAGGACATCAGCCGCTGA
- a CDS encoding bifunctional 4-hydroxy-2-oxoglutarate aldolase/2-dehydro-3-deoxy-phosphogluconate aldolase — translation MTTPHETAAPPTPGTAHAGLSAALAAAPVIAILRSTAATHFAEVTDTLRASGVRAAEFTLTTPGVLDALREYAADAPPGLALGAGTVTTPAEAHAAVEAGATYLITPTTSTEVIAEAVRLDVPVLPGAYTPTEILTAWRAGAAMVKLFPAATGGPEYLRAVRAPLPDVPLVPTGGIGAADAPAYLAAGAAALGVGGPLVGDACEGGSLAALAERAAAFLDGIRR, via the coding sequence GTGACCACTCCGCACGAGACCGCCGCTCCGCCCACCCCCGGCACCGCCCACGCAGGGCTGTCCGCCGCACTGGCCGCCGCCCCCGTCATCGCGATCCTCCGTTCCACGGCCGCCACCCACTTCGCCGAAGTCACCGACACGCTCAGGGCGTCCGGCGTCCGCGCCGCCGAGTTCACCCTCACCACCCCCGGAGTCCTCGACGCGCTCCGCGAGTACGCCGCCGACGCCCCGCCCGGGCTCGCGCTCGGCGCGGGCACGGTGACCACGCCCGCCGAGGCCCACGCCGCCGTCGAGGCGGGAGCCACCTACCTCATCACCCCGACCACCTCCACCGAGGTCATCGCCGAAGCCGTGCGCCTGGACGTCCCGGTGCTCCCCGGCGCCTACACGCCCACCGAGATCCTCACCGCCTGGCGGGCCGGCGCCGCCATGGTCAAACTCTTCCCCGCCGCGACCGGCGGACCGGAGTACCTCCGCGCCGTACGTGCCCCGCTCCCCGACGTCCCCCTCGTCCCGACCGGGGGCATCGGCGCCGCCGACGCCCCCGCCTACCTCGCCGCGGGCGCCGCCGCCCTCGGCGTCGGCGGCCCCCTCGTCGGGGACGCCTGCGAGGGCGGCTCCCTGGCGGCCCTCGCCGAGCGGGCGGCCGCCTTCCTCGACGGGATACGGCGATGA